One genomic region from Bacillus rossius redtenbacheri isolate Brsri chromosome 6, Brsri_v3, whole genome shotgun sequence encodes:
- the LOC134532583 gene encoding probable protein phosphatase CG10417 isoform X4: MGAYLSEPIVDKVSHDEVGDFVSCGVSSMQGWRITQEDAHNCIINYDPVTSFFAVYDGHGGHEVAEYCAQNLPKFLKSCEAYQKEDFIQALKECFIEFDKTLATADVIAVLKKIADSKKSDKNQDAENADTNDGVEEDEEEDEEENVKNLFEEAEMPLEQVMAKYQNGPVAGRLAKKLFPSPCVRRQQEPVAGCSGAPRGCGGDAEVSSSSAVNGSCADDRVSSAQEGGDAPDSSGDARKSVTVAEAKSACESGKPEVNGTITEDCEEANDDSGGNDVSSSCVPAENGDVDMDKEKGKEKTDRISSTVEGVGGEKKLTPAKLSALKPRIAAALYRSLLRAPTEVDDEDDEEGDESFEGEDSSEDAEDNEEENSKGSEEEGEEGGEEEAEEEEEEANVVEGEEEEEEEEEEEEDYEEKILDEPGADSGCTAVVAVLRGRELYVANAGDSRCIVCRNGQAVEMSLDHKPEDEVEMERIEKAGGKVTADGRVNGGLNLSRALGDHAYKQNKNLPLEEQMITALPDVRTLLIDPAEDEFMVLACDGIWNYMSSQEVVDFVRPLVAQGALKLSQICEKLFDHCLAPNTLGDGTGCDNMTAVIVKFHPDLASVGSKTAKRRATSEDAAREETAKRSKTEETEQVSATPV; the protein is encoded by the exons GATGCCCATAACTGTATAATCAATTATGATCCGGTCACTTCGTTTTTTGCTGTTTACGACGGCCATGGGGGACACGAAGTAGCCGAGTATTGTGCGCAGAACTTGCCCAAGTTCCTGAAGAGTTGCGAGGCGTACCAGAAAGAAGACTTCATACAAGCCTTGAAAGAGTGTTTCATAGAATTTGACAAAACATTGGCCACTGCAGATGTAATTgctgttttgaaaaaaattgcagACAGCAAAAAATCAGATAAAAATCAAGATGCAG AAAATGCAGACACCAACGATGGTGTGGAGGAGGACGAAGAGGAGGACGAAGAAGAGAACGTGAAGAACCTGTTCGAAGAGGCGGAGATGCCCCTGGAGCAGGTGATGGCCAAGTACCAGAACGGCCCCGTGGCCGGCCGGCTGGCGAAGAAGCTGTTCCCGTCGCCGTGCGTGCGGCGCCAGCAGGAGCCGGTGGCCGGGTGCTCGGGAGCCCCCCGGGGCTGCGGCGGCGACGCGGAGGTCAGCAGCTCCTCCGCGGTCAACGGCAGTTGCGCGGACGACCGCGTCTCATCGGCGCAGGAGGGGGGGGACGCCCCGGACAGCTCGGGAGACGCTCGCAAGTCGGTCACAGTTGCCGAGGCAAAGAGCGCTTGCGAGAGTGGCAAACCTGAAGTGAATGGGACCATCACTGAAGACTGTGAAGAGGCCAACGATGACAG TGGTGGTAACGATGTCTCTAGTTCGTGCGTGCCCGCCGAGAACGGCGATGTAGACATGGACAAGGAGAAGGGCAAAGAAAAGACTGATAGGATCTCGAGCACCGTGGAGGGTGTTGGAGGAGAGAAGAAGCTGACGCCTGCAAAACTGTCTGCGCTGAAGCCGCGCATCGCGGCCGCCCTGTACCGCTCCCTGCTGAGAGCGCCGACGGAGGTGGACGACGAAGACGACGAGGAAGGAGACGAGAGCTTTGAAGGCGAGGACAG CAGTGAAGATGCGGAGGATAATGAAGAAGAAAACAGTAAAGGAAGTGAAGAGGAAGGAGAAGAGGGTGGGGAAGAGGAGGCtgaggaagaagaggaggaagcgAATGTTGTGGAaggtgaggaggaggaggaggaagaagaagaagaagaggaagatTATGAAGAGAAGATTTTAGATGAG CCAGGGGCAGACAGCGGTTGCACGGCCGTGGTGGCGGTGCTGCGCGGGCGAGAGCTGTACGTGGCCAACGCCGGCGATTCGCGCTGCATCGTCTGCCGGAACGGCCAGGCAGTGGAGATGAGTCTCGACCACAAACCAGAGGACGAGGTGGAGATGGAGAGGATAGAGAAGGCGGGCGGCAAGGTCACGGCTGATGGAAGAGTTAATGGCGGACTCAACTTGTCTCGAGCCTTAG GCGACCATGCCTACAAACAGAACAAGAACTTGCCACTGGAAGAGCAGATGATAACTGCTCTCCCGGATGTTCGAACGTTGCTGATCGACCCTGCAGAGGATGAGTTCATGGTCCTAGCGTGTGACGGGATATGGAACTACATGTCCAGCCAAGAGGTTGTCGACTTTGTTCGACCACTCGTCGCACAGGGTGCCTTGAAGCTGTCGCAGATATGCGAGAAG CTGTTTGACCACTGTCTCGCACCGAACACACTGGGGGACGGCACCGGGTGTGACAACATGACGGCTGTCATAGTCAAGTTCCACCCGGACCTGGCGTCCGTCGGCAGCAAAACTGCCAAGCGTCGAGCGACATCCGAAGATGCTGCGAGGGAAGAAACTGCCAAACGCTCCAAGACTGAAGAGACTGAACAAGTTTCTGCTACTCCCGTGTGA
- the LOC134532584 gene encoding intraflagellar transport protein 20 homolog: MAKEISNTGLFFDELNKIRVLQPEVFQQTTQLKEDCKDFVEKITEFHKFADGFIQMVDGLAREVESETMKAIGVRNLLKSVTKQREAEQQQLQACITEKAMELERLRVQHQSLLKTEQEQQELIEQLVLNR, from the exons ATGGCTAAGGAAATTTCTAATACTGGATTATTCTTCGACGAATTAAACAAAATTCGTGTCCTTCAACCTGAAGTATTTCAGCAAACGACTCAACTTAAAGAAGACTGCAAGGACTTTGTTGAAA AGATCACAGAATTCCACAAATTTGCGGATGGCTTCATCCAGATGGTGGACGGCCTGGCCCGGGAAGTGGAGAGCGAGACGATGAAAGCCATAGGTGTTCGCAACCTCCTCAAGTCCGTGACAAAGCAGCGGGAGGCAGAGCAGCAGCAGCTCCAG GCCTGCATAACTGAGAAGGCGATGGAGCTGGAGCGGCTGAGAGTGCAGCACCAGTCTCTGCTGAAAACTGAACAGGAGCAACAAGAACTGATAGAACAGCTGGTTCTGAATCGGTAA
- the LOC134532583 gene encoding probable protein phosphatase CG10417 isoform X2, translating into MGAYLSEPIVDKVSHDEVGDFVSCGVSSMQGWRITQEDAHNCIINYDPVTSFFAVYDGHGGHEVAEYCAQNLPKFLKSCEAYQKEDFIQALKECFIEFDKTLATADVIAVLKKIADSKKSDKNQDAENADTNDGVEEDEEEDEEENVKNLFEEAEMPLEQVMAKYQNGPVAGRLAKKLFPSPCVRRQQEPVAGCSGAPRGCGGDAEVSSSSAVNGSCADDRVSSAQEGGDAPDSSGDARKSVTVAEAKSACESGKPEVNGTITEDCEEANDDSSCVPAENGDVDMDKEKGKEKTDRISSTVEGVGGEKKLTPAKLSALKPRIAAALYRSLLRAPTEVDDEDDEEGDESFEGEDSSEDAEDNEEENSKGSEEEGEEGGEEEAEEEEEEANVVEGEEEEEEEEEEEEDYEEKILDEPGADSGCTAVVAVLRGRELYVANAGDSRCIVCRNGQAVEMSLDHKPEDEVEMERIEKAGGKVTADGRVNGGLNLSRALGDHAYKQNKNLPLEEQMITALPDVRTLLIDPAEDEFMVLACDGIWNYMSSQEVVDFVRPLVAQGALKLSQICEKLFDHCLAPNTLGDGTGCDNMTAVIVKFHPDLASVGSKTAKRRATSEDAAREETAKRSKTEETEQVSATPV; encoded by the exons GATGCCCATAACTGTATAATCAATTATGATCCGGTCACTTCGTTTTTTGCTGTTTACGACGGCCATGGGGGACACGAAGTAGCCGAGTATTGTGCGCAGAACTTGCCCAAGTTCCTGAAGAGTTGCGAGGCGTACCAGAAAGAAGACTTCATACAAGCCTTGAAAGAGTGTTTCATAGAATTTGACAAAACATTGGCCACTGCAGATGTAATTgctgttttgaaaaaaattgcagACAGCAAAAAATCAGATAAAAATCAAGATGCAG AAAATGCAGACACCAACGATGGTGTGGAGGAGGACGAAGAGGAGGACGAAGAAGAGAACGTGAAGAACCTGTTCGAAGAGGCGGAGATGCCCCTGGAGCAGGTGATGGCCAAGTACCAGAACGGCCCCGTGGCCGGCCGGCTGGCGAAGAAGCTGTTCCCGTCGCCGTGCGTGCGGCGCCAGCAGGAGCCGGTGGCCGGGTGCTCGGGAGCCCCCCGGGGCTGCGGCGGCGACGCGGAGGTCAGCAGCTCCTCCGCGGTCAACGGCAGTTGCGCGGACGACCGCGTCTCATCGGCGCAGGAGGGGGGGGACGCCCCGGACAGCTCGGGAGACGCTCGCAAGTCGGTCACAGTTGCCGAGGCAAAGAGCGCTTGCGAGAGTGGCAAACCTGAAGTGAATGGGACCATCACTGAAGACTGTGAAGAGGCCAACGATGACAG TTCGTGCGTGCCCGCCGAGAACGGCGATGTAGACATGGACAAGGAGAAGGGCAAAGAAAAGACTGATAGGATCTCGAGCACCGTGGAGGGTGTTGGAGGAGAGAAGAAGCTGACGCCTGCAAAACTGTCTGCGCTGAAGCCGCGCATCGCGGCCGCCCTGTACCGCTCCCTGCTGAGAGCGCCGACGGAGGTGGACGACGAAGACGACGAGGAAGGAGACGAGAGCTTTGAAGGCGAGGACAG CAGTGAAGATGCGGAGGATAATGAAGAAGAAAACAGTAAAGGAAGTGAAGAGGAAGGAGAAGAGGGTGGGGAAGAGGAGGCtgaggaagaagaggaggaagcgAATGTTGTGGAaggtgaggaggaggaggaggaagaagaagaagaagaggaagatTATGAAGAGAAGATTTTAGATGAG CCAGGGGCAGACAGCGGTTGCACGGCCGTGGTGGCGGTGCTGCGCGGGCGAGAGCTGTACGTGGCCAACGCCGGCGATTCGCGCTGCATCGTCTGCCGGAACGGCCAGGCAGTGGAGATGAGTCTCGACCACAAACCAGAGGACGAGGTGGAGATGGAGAGGATAGAGAAGGCGGGCGGCAAGGTCACGGCTGATGGAAGAGTTAATGGCGGACTCAACTTGTCTCGAGCCTTAG GCGACCATGCCTACAAACAGAACAAGAACTTGCCACTGGAAGAGCAGATGATAACTGCTCTCCCGGATGTTCGAACGTTGCTGATCGACCCTGCAGAGGATGAGTTCATGGTCCTAGCGTGTGACGGGATATGGAACTACATGTCCAGCCAAGAGGTTGTCGACTTTGTTCGACCACTCGTCGCACAGGGTGCCTTGAAGCTGTCGCAGATATGCGAGAAG CTGTTTGACCACTGTCTCGCACCGAACACACTGGGGGACGGCACCGGGTGTGACAACATGACGGCTGTCATAGTCAAGTTCCACCCGGACCTGGCGTCCGTCGGCAGCAAAACTGCCAAGCGTCGAGCGACATCCGAAGATGCTGCGAGGGAAGAAACTGCCAAACGCTCCAAGACTGAAGAGACTGAACAAGTTTCTGCTACTCCCGTGTGA
- the LOC134532583 gene encoding probable protein phosphatase CG10417 isoform X3, with the protein MGAYLSEPIVDKVSHDEVGDFVSCGVSSMQGWRITQEDAHNCIINYDPVTSFFAVYDGHGGHEVAEYCAQNLPKFLKSCEAYQKEDFIQALKECFIEFDKTLATADVIAVLKKIADSKKSDKNQDAENADTNDGVEEDEEEDEEENVKNLFEEAEMPLEQVMAKYQNGPVAGRLAKKLFPSPCVRRQQEPVAGCSGAPRGCGGDAEVSSSSAVNGSCADDRVSSAQEGGDAPDSSGDARKSVTVAEAKSACESGKPEVNGTITEDCEEANDDSSCVPAENGDVDMDKEKGKEKTDRISSTVEGVGGEKKLTPAKLSALKPRIAAALYRSLLRAPTEVDDEDDEEGDESFEGEDSEDAEDNEEENSKGSEEEGEEGGEEEAEEEEEEANVVEGEEEEEEEEEEEEDYEEKILDEPGADSGCTAVVAVLRGRELYVANAGDSRCIVCRNGQAVEMSLDHKPEDEVEMERIEKAGGKVTADGRVNGGLNLSRALGDHAYKQNKNLPLEEQMITALPDVRTLLIDPAEDEFMVLACDGIWNYMSSQEVVDFVRPLVAQGALKLSQICEKLFDHCLAPNTLGDGTGCDNMTAVIVKFHPDLASVGSKTAKRRATSEDAAREETAKRSKTEETEQVSATPV; encoded by the exons GATGCCCATAACTGTATAATCAATTATGATCCGGTCACTTCGTTTTTTGCTGTTTACGACGGCCATGGGGGACACGAAGTAGCCGAGTATTGTGCGCAGAACTTGCCCAAGTTCCTGAAGAGTTGCGAGGCGTACCAGAAAGAAGACTTCATACAAGCCTTGAAAGAGTGTTTCATAGAATTTGACAAAACATTGGCCACTGCAGATGTAATTgctgttttgaaaaaaattgcagACAGCAAAAAATCAGATAAAAATCAAGATGCAG AAAATGCAGACACCAACGATGGTGTGGAGGAGGACGAAGAGGAGGACGAAGAAGAGAACGTGAAGAACCTGTTCGAAGAGGCGGAGATGCCCCTGGAGCAGGTGATGGCCAAGTACCAGAACGGCCCCGTGGCCGGCCGGCTGGCGAAGAAGCTGTTCCCGTCGCCGTGCGTGCGGCGCCAGCAGGAGCCGGTGGCCGGGTGCTCGGGAGCCCCCCGGGGCTGCGGCGGCGACGCGGAGGTCAGCAGCTCCTCCGCGGTCAACGGCAGTTGCGCGGACGACCGCGTCTCATCGGCGCAGGAGGGGGGGGACGCCCCGGACAGCTCGGGAGACGCTCGCAAGTCGGTCACAGTTGCCGAGGCAAAGAGCGCTTGCGAGAGTGGCAAACCTGAAGTGAATGGGACCATCACTGAAGACTGTGAAGAGGCCAACGATGACAG TTCGTGCGTGCCCGCCGAGAACGGCGATGTAGACATGGACAAGGAGAAGGGCAAAGAAAAGACTGATAGGATCTCGAGCACCGTGGAGGGTGTTGGAGGAGAGAAGAAGCTGACGCCTGCAAAACTGTCTGCGCTGAAGCCGCGCATCGCGGCCGCCCTGTACCGCTCCCTGCTGAGAGCGCCGACGGAGGTGGACGACGAAGACGACGAGGAAGGAGACGAGAGCTTTGAAGGCGAGGACAG TGAAGATGCGGAGGATAATGAAGAAGAAAACAGTAAAGGAAGTGAAGAGGAAGGAGAAGAGGGTGGGGAAGAGGAGGCtgaggaagaagaggaggaagcgAATGTTGTGGAaggtgaggaggaggaggaggaagaagaagaagaagaggaagatTATGAAGAGAAGATTTTAGATGAG CCAGGGGCAGACAGCGGTTGCACGGCCGTGGTGGCGGTGCTGCGCGGGCGAGAGCTGTACGTGGCCAACGCCGGCGATTCGCGCTGCATCGTCTGCCGGAACGGCCAGGCAGTGGAGATGAGTCTCGACCACAAACCAGAGGACGAGGTGGAGATGGAGAGGATAGAGAAGGCGGGCGGCAAGGTCACGGCTGATGGAAGAGTTAATGGCGGACTCAACTTGTCTCGAGCCTTAG GCGACCATGCCTACAAACAGAACAAGAACTTGCCACTGGAAGAGCAGATGATAACTGCTCTCCCGGATGTTCGAACGTTGCTGATCGACCCTGCAGAGGATGAGTTCATGGTCCTAGCGTGTGACGGGATATGGAACTACATGTCCAGCCAAGAGGTTGTCGACTTTGTTCGACCACTCGTCGCACAGGGTGCCTTGAAGCTGTCGCAGATATGCGAGAAG CTGTTTGACCACTGTCTCGCACCGAACACACTGGGGGACGGCACCGGGTGTGACAACATGACGGCTGTCATAGTCAAGTTCCACCCGGACCTGGCGTCCGTCGGCAGCAAAACTGCCAAGCGTCGAGCGACATCCGAAGATGCTGCGAGGGAAGAAACTGCCAAACGCTCCAAGACTGAAGAGACTGAACAAGTTTCTGCTACTCCCGTGTGA
- the LOC134532583 gene encoding probable protein phosphatase CG10417 isoform X1 yields the protein MGAYLSEPIVDKVSHDEVGDFVSCGVSSMQGWRITQEDAHNCIINYDPVTSFFAVYDGHGGHEVAEYCAQNLPKFLKSCEAYQKEDFIQALKECFIEFDKTLATADVIAVLKKIADSKKSDKNQDAENADTNDGVEEDEEEDEEENVKNLFEEAEMPLEQVMAKYQNGPVAGRLAKKLFPSPCVRRQQEPVAGCSGAPRGCGGDAEVSSSSAVNGSCADDRVSSAQEGGDAPDSSGDARKSVTVAEAKSACESGKPEVNGTITEDCEEANDDSGGNDVSSSCVPAENGDVDMDKEKGKEKTDRISSTVEGVGGEKKLTPAKLSALKPRIAAALYRSLLRAPTEVDDEDDEEGDESFEGEDSEDAEDNEEENSKGSEEEGEEGGEEEAEEEEEEANVVEGEEEEEEEEEEEEDYEEKILDEPGADSGCTAVVAVLRGRELYVANAGDSRCIVCRNGQAVEMSLDHKPEDEVEMERIEKAGGKVTADGRVNGGLNLSRALGDHAYKQNKNLPLEEQMITALPDVRTLLIDPAEDEFMVLACDGIWNYMSSQEVVDFVRPLVAQGALKLSQICEKLFDHCLAPNTLGDGTGCDNMTAVIVKFHPDLASVGSKTAKRRATSEDAAREETAKRSKTEETEQVSATPV from the exons GATGCCCATAACTGTATAATCAATTATGATCCGGTCACTTCGTTTTTTGCTGTTTACGACGGCCATGGGGGACACGAAGTAGCCGAGTATTGTGCGCAGAACTTGCCCAAGTTCCTGAAGAGTTGCGAGGCGTACCAGAAAGAAGACTTCATACAAGCCTTGAAAGAGTGTTTCATAGAATTTGACAAAACATTGGCCACTGCAGATGTAATTgctgttttgaaaaaaattgcagACAGCAAAAAATCAGATAAAAATCAAGATGCAG AAAATGCAGACACCAACGATGGTGTGGAGGAGGACGAAGAGGAGGACGAAGAAGAGAACGTGAAGAACCTGTTCGAAGAGGCGGAGATGCCCCTGGAGCAGGTGATGGCCAAGTACCAGAACGGCCCCGTGGCCGGCCGGCTGGCGAAGAAGCTGTTCCCGTCGCCGTGCGTGCGGCGCCAGCAGGAGCCGGTGGCCGGGTGCTCGGGAGCCCCCCGGGGCTGCGGCGGCGACGCGGAGGTCAGCAGCTCCTCCGCGGTCAACGGCAGTTGCGCGGACGACCGCGTCTCATCGGCGCAGGAGGGGGGGGACGCCCCGGACAGCTCGGGAGACGCTCGCAAGTCGGTCACAGTTGCCGAGGCAAAGAGCGCTTGCGAGAGTGGCAAACCTGAAGTGAATGGGACCATCACTGAAGACTGTGAAGAGGCCAACGATGACAG TGGTGGTAACGATGTCTCTAGTTCGTGCGTGCCCGCCGAGAACGGCGATGTAGACATGGACAAGGAGAAGGGCAAAGAAAAGACTGATAGGATCTCGAGCACCGTGGAGGGTGTTGGAGGAGAGAAGAAGCTGACGCCTGCAAAACTGTCTGCGCTGAAGCCGCGCATCGCGGCCGCCCTGTACCGCTCCCTGCTGAGAGCGCCGACGGAGGTGGACGACGAAGACGACGAGGAAGGAGACGAGAGCTTTGAAGGCGAGGACAG TGAAGATGCGGAGGATAATGAAGAAGAAAACAGTAAAGGAAGTGAAGAGGAAGGAGAAGAGGGTGGGGAAGAGGAGGCtgaggaagaagaggaggaagcgAATGTTGTGGAaggtgaggaggaggaggaggaagaagaagaagaagaggaagatTATGAAGAGAAGATTTTAGATGAG CCAGGGGCAGACAGCGGTTGCACGGCCGTGGTGGCGGTGCTGCGCGGGCGAGAGCTGTACGTGGCCAACGCCGGCGATTCGCGCTGCATCGTCTGCCGGAACGGCCAGGCAGTGGAGATGAGTCTCGACCACAAACCAGAGGACGAGGTGGAGATGGAGAGGATAGAGAAGGCGGGCGGCAAGGTCACGGCTGATGGAAGAGTTAATGGCGGACTCAACTTGTCTCGAGCCTTAG GCGACCATGCCTACAAACAGAACAAGAACTTGCCACTGGAAGAGCAGATGATAACTGCTCTCCCGGATGTTCGAACGTTGCTGATCGACCCTGCAGAGGATGAGTTCATGGTCCTAGCGTGTGACGGGATATGGAACTACATGTCCAGCCAAGAGGTTGTCGACTTTGTTCGACCACTCGTCGCACAGGGTGCCTTGAAGCTGTCGCAGATATGCGAGAAG CTGTTTGACCACTGTCTCGCACCGAACACACTGGGGGACGGCACCGGGTGTGACAACATGACGGCTGTCATAGTCAAGTTCCACCCGGACCTGGCGTCCGTCGGCAGCAAAACTGCCAAGCGTCGAGCGACATCCGAAGATGCTGCGAGGGAAGAAACTGCCAAACGCTCCAAGACTGAAGAGACTGAACAAGTTTCTGCTACTCCCGTGTGA